A part of Crassostrea angulata isolate pt1a10 chromosome 5, ASM2561291v2, whole genome shotgun sequence genomic DNA contains:
- the LOC128183996 gene encoding uncharacterized protein LOC128183996: protein MSKEKAPPSFAKRKKVSTSDIDDVTPERTFSLMSYNVLADCHIQPTTYPYRDPAHLHIDTRHKSLLEELRYSNCDVICLQEVGPGYYQDTLNPEMQKLGYDGVYSKRTFDKNDEGCATFYNTSKFTLKDNVAFRLGEIAFKLLSDDQEETNHFSRYIDRCDVALLSLLEHVTSGRTVVVCNTHLVWESAHISDVRCIQAFCCLVAIREFQRKHTGSNITILCGDFNTEPCEAAYELIVSGDIVDENKKKIQAENHIKMATLQKLLNGLEGDDLIFKSAYKTILGDEPRITNLDADFCCCLDYIFYKGPPDSSQRHGFGVISVLDFLSEEEMRLNLPPSEVFPSDHLPLIATFSI, encoded by the exons ATGAGCAAGGAGAAGGCGCCACCAAGCTTTGCAAAAAGGAAAAAAGTGAGCACGTcagatattgatgacgtcacaccaGAGCGGACGTTCTCATTGATGAGCTACAATGTTTTGGCTGACTGCCATATACAGCCAACGACGTACCCCTATAGAGACCCCGCCCATCTACACATCGATACTCGCCATAAAAGTCTGCTAGAAGAACTTCGGTATTCCAATTGTGACGTAATATGTTTACAGGAAGTAGGACCCGGATACTATCAAGATACACTAAATCCGGAAATGCAAAA ATTGGGGTATGATGGAGTCTATTCCAAAAGAACATTTGACAAGAATGACGAAGGATGTGCCACATTTTACAACACGTCTAAGTTTACTCTTAAGGATAATGTTGCTTTCAGACTTGGAGAAATTGCGTTTAAG CTTTTATCGGACGACCAAGAGGAAACAAACCACTTCTCTCGTTATATCGACCGATGTGATGTCGCCTTACTCAGTTTGCTTGAACATGTGACTTCCGGTAGAACCGTTGTCGTCTGCAACACGCACCTCGTGTGGGAAAGTGCTCACATTTCGGATGTGCGCTGTATTCAG GCATTTTGTTGCTTGGTAGCCATACGAGAATTTCAACGAAAACACACAGGCAGTAACATAACAATTCTGTGTGGAGATTTCAACACAGAACCATGTGAGGCAGCATACGAACTCATTGTGAGCGGTGACATTGTGGACGAAAACAAGAAGAAAATTCAAGCAGAAAACCATATCAAG ATGGCCACCCTCCAGAAACTTTTAAATGGATTGGAAggcgatgatctaattttcaaGAGTGCATATAAGACAATATTG GGAGATGAACCTAGGATAACCAATCTGGACGCAGATTTCTGTTGTTGTTTGGACTACATATTTTATAAGGGTCCACCGGATAGCTCTCAGAGACACGGTTTCGGCGTCATTTCAGTTTTGGACTTTCTTTCAGAAGAAGAAATGAGATTAAATTTGCCACCGAGCGAAGTCTTTCCTTCCGACCATTTGCCATTAATAGCTACGTTTTcaatatga